The sequence ctgagaacatttgttcccttttaagaaagatgcaaaccatcttttttgtacagttcatttctatttcaaatagagctaccatgagaaacaaagccaaatccttgttcccgacaccattcaccaagccacaagttaaagtccctaatacacatCCACCTGCCATTCTgaatgttatgcacaggcagaacttcagagaatgacagtatgaaagcaacctgctgtatatcattggcaagaaCACAAAACACTCCCTTTACCTCAGAAACCTCATTACAAGCCAAAGTATTTGtcccagatggacaagtacatctaaTTCTCCTTCCTGCTTtgattgcttaacaatattacaaatgtgtctcctgtctctgtgagcagtagctccaggaagacatctcacacaTCTCTTAAGATAGAAtctcccaacaacaactgctttctatcaagCCTCACTTATGCCCTAACTTTTCTACACAATAACATTGCCATGAGCATTTCTCACTTCTATCCTCAAAATACTGACAGCTGACAGCTCTTGAATTGTACTTTTGCAACATGTTCTACTGATCTTTGcaggcaaataaataaataatataacatgtaaaacaaaaatcaaacctattcatacatttttaaaagtagCATTCTAAGTATCACCTTGATATCATGGTTTCTAAGACTGTAGATTATCGGATTTAACAATGGAGTTACCACAGTGTACAGCAAAGACAAGAGTTTGCTTGCAATAAGTGAGTGATTTTTAGATGGCACTACATACATCATAATCAGAGTTCCATAATAAGTAGAAACAACAGCTACGTGAGAGCTGCAGGTTGCAAAAGCTTTACTTCTACTAACTGTTGAAGGAATTCTAACTATAGTAAGTATGATACAAGTGTAAGTTCCAAGgacaaaaataaatggaaataagACAATGCTGGAAGAAAAGAAGAATACCATTGTCTCTGCTACAAAAGTATCTGAGCAAGATATTTTAAAAAGGTGAGGCAAGTCACAAAACAAGTGGTCAATCACATTTGAATCACAGAACAACAATTTAAATACTGGAATTATCAATATGAATATAGCCATGAAACCTCCAATCCACGAAAAGGTAATCAGGTTCATGCAAACTCTAGTGTTCATGATAACAGAGTAACGCATTGGGTTACAAATAGCCAAGTATCTGTCATAGGACATTACTGTTAGGAGGAAACATTCTACTGAAGCAAAAGAACCAAACATATACATCTGGATTATGCAGTTGTCA comes from Pelobates fuscus isolate aPelFus1 chromosome 5, aPelFus1.pri, whole genome shotgun sequence and encodes:
- the LOC134612097 gene encoding olfactory receptor 11L1-like, whose protein sequence is MQKENHTTVSEFLLVGFNNLHEFRILVFISLLSIYIAILIGNLIIIVLVVFNIRLHSPMYFFLGNLSFSEILFTTVIVPKMFCVILTEKGAISFDNCIIQMYMFGSFASVECFLLTVMSYDRYLAICNPMRYSVIMNTRVCMNLITFSWIGGFMAIFILIIPVFKLLFCDSNVIDHLFCDLPHLFKISCSDTFVAETMVFFFSSSIVLFPFIFVLGTYTCIILTIVRIPSTVSRSKAFATCSSHVAVVSTYYGTLIMMYVVPSKNHSLIASKLLSLLYTVVTPLLNPIIYSLRNHDIKVILRMLLLKMYE